A part of Nesterenkonia lutea genomic DNA contains:
- a CDS encoding sigma-70 family RNA polymerase sigma factor, with protein sequence MGTSASAADGAPPVHAPADTCRDLLLKIQQGDEQAFEQLYREQSAILLATALRVLRNRSLAEEVLQEIFTEVWVNCHSYRPQAGSGRAWLTTMCRRRAIDRVRAVQAQQNRDFTQGVKEAHIHEPDVQDSVLTQVEAARAQTALRTLPEEQATAIAMAYYQELSHSEISRRLDVPLGTVKSRIRDGMQRLRTQLGGAG encoded by the coding sequence ATGGGCACCTCAGCTTCGGCCGCCGACGGCGCGCCGCCTGTGCATGCACCCGCGGACACCTGCAGAGACCTTCTCCTGAAGATCCAGCAGGGAGATGAGCAGGCGTTCGAGCAGCTGTATCGAGAGCAGAGCGCGATTCTGCTGGCCACCGCGCTGCGTGTGCTGCGGAACAGATCCCTCGCCGAAGAGGTTCTCCAGGAGATCTTCACCGAGGTGTGGGTCAACTGTCACAGCTACCGCCCCCAGGCTGGCAGCGGCAGGGCCTGGCTGACGACCATGTGTCGCCGTCGGGCCATCGACAGGGTCCGAGCAGTGCAGGCCCAGCAGAACAGAGATTTCACCCAGGGGGTGAAGGAGGCTCATATCCATGAGCCCGATGTCCAGGACTCCGTCCTCACCCAGGTGGAGGCGGCCCGCGCGCAGACCGCGCTGCGGACCCTTCCCGAGGAGCAGGCCACCGCCATAGCGATGGCCTACTATCAAGAGCTGTCTCATTCGGAGATCTCTCGGCGGCTCGACGTGCCGCTGGGAACAGTGAAATCGCGGATCCGAGACGGCATGCAGCGACTCAGGACACAGCTAGGAGGTGCCGGATGA
- a CDS encoding anti-sigma factor yields the protein MNADREYLAAGCALGTLDGAELREALELEAADPSFAEEVQSFRETLGLLAESDDAVAPSAEVEAGILPIPRREQQNPAPETQEAPETLDVPEAPGTREAPEAPEPAAVTGSSPSGAAPRRRQPLTTLFALAASTLLVLSAVLAGVVVNQQQDTTDMEESLTAAEAERERAQRLLGAADLSFTEAEATVGGRVTLAYSVSEQMLHLTPHDMPELPEDQTMQLWLIDEEGPHSAGLMTGTQTELLTDVAMDEGMTFGVTVEPAGGSEEPTTEPVLLADL from the coding sequence ATGAACGCCGATCGCGAATACCTGGCCGCCGGCTGTGCGCTCGGGACCCTGGACGGGGCCGAGCTGCGCGAAGCACTCGAGCTGGAGGCCGCTGACCCGAGCTTCGCCGAGGAGGTGCAGTCCTTCCGCGAGACGCTGGGGCTGCTGGCCGAGTCCGACGACGCCGTCGCGCCCAGCGCCGAGGTGGAGGCCGGCATCCTGCCCATCCCGCGGCGTGAACAGCAGAACCCAGCCCCAGAGACACAAGAAGCCCCAGAGACCCTTGATGTTCCAGAAGCCCCCGGGACACGCGAGGCGCCCGAGGCACCCGAGCCTGCGGCGGTCACCGGCAGTTCGCCTTCCGGGGCCGCGCCTCGCCGTCGTCAGCCGCTGACCACCCTCTTCGCCCTGGCGGCCTCCACTCTGCTGGTGCTCTCCGCCGTGCTGGCCGGCGTGGTGGTCAACCAGCAGCAGGACACCACCGACATGGAAGAGTCGCTCACCGCGGCCGAGGCTGAACGGGAACGCGCGCAGCGCCTGCTCGGCGCCGCTGATCTCTCGTTCACCGAGGCGGAGGCCACTGTGGGCGGACGCGTGACCCTGGCCTATTCAGTCTCCGAGCAGATGCTCCACCTGACCCCGCACGACATGCCGGAGCTGCCCGAGGACCAGACCATGCAGCTCTGGCTGATCGATGAGGAGGGACCACACAGCGCCGGCCTGATGACCGGCACGCAGACCGAGCTGCTCACCGATGTGGCCATGGACGAGGGCATGACCTTCGGCGTCACCGTGGAACCGGCCGGCGGCTCCGAGGAACCGACCACCGAACCGGTCCTGCTCGCCGACCTCTGA